The Streptomyces sp. ICC1 DNA window ATGAGGCCCTGGACACCCCGTTCCTCGAGTTCGGCTACGACTCCCTCGCCCTGCTTCAGGTCACCAGCGTGATCAACCGTACGTACGGCATCGTGCTGAACGACGACGCGGTCGCGGAGGCGGAGACCCCCCGCCTGCTGCTCGCACTGATCCGTACGGCTCCGCGGGCCGGAGCCGTACGGTGACCGACGCTCTTTCGGGTCCCGCCGGCTTCGCCGGCAAGCGGGTCGTCGTCACCGGCGCCACCCGCGGCATCGGCCGGGCGACGGCTCTCGCCTTCGCCCGGTCCGGTGCCCGGCTCGTCGTCTCGTACCGCAGCGACGGCGAGCTGGCCAAGGCACTGGGCGTCGAGCTGGAGCAGCTCGGCGCCGAGTTCGAGCTCGTCCAGGCCGATCTGACCACGCGCGAAGGCGCCGGACTGCTGGCCGCCACGGCCACGGAGCGGTTCGGCGGGGTCGACGTGCTGGTCAACAACCTCGGGGTCGACGGGCACGTGCCCTTCGGCAAGCTCTCCGAGGCGGAGTGGCACCGCGTGCTGGACCACAACGCCACGTCGGCGTACCTGGTGACGCAGGCGGTGCTGGAAACCATGGGGGACGCCGCCGCGGGCGGTGCGATCGTGAACATCGGCGCCTCGGTGGCCCTGCGGGGCCGGCCGTTCGGCGTCCACTACAGCACCTCCAAGGCCGCCCTGGTCGGGTTCACGCGCGCGCTCGCCAAGGAGCTCGGGCCGCGCGGGATCAGGGTCAACCTGGTCGCGCCCGGGGTCACCGAGACGGAACCGGGCGGCGGAATGCCCCCGCCGCTCGTCGCCAAGCTCACCGCGCTGACCGCGCTGGGGCGCCTCGGGCAACCGGAGGACGTGGCGGGGGCGGTGCTCTACCTCGCCGGGGACTCGGCCTCGTACGTCACCGGCACCACGATCGAAGTCGACGGAGGAATCTGATGCCCTACGCAGCCATCACGTACAAGGTCAAGCCCGGCCACGAGGACGAGATCGCGGCGATCTTCGCGGCGTTCGAGCGGGTCGACACACCCGACTTCGCGGGGGAGACCGGGGACGCGGCCGGCCGGCTGCTCGGCACCGCGGTGTTCGTCAAGGACGAGAACATCGTCCGGGTCATCCACTACGAAGGCGACTTCGCGGCGGTCGGCCGGCACATGTCCACGCAGAAGGGCGTCCACGTCCTGGAGGAGAAGCTGGCGCCGTTCCTCGCGGAGCAGCGGGACACCGCCGCGCCGCA harbors:
- a CDS encoding acyl carrier protein, with protein sequence MSDITLSELGELLLECVGAPEEGMAFEGDEALDTPFLEFGYDSLALLQVTSVINRTYGIVLNDDAVAEAETPRLLLALIRTAPRAGAVR
- a CDS encoding 3-oxoacyl-ACP reductase family protein, whose product is MTDALSGPAGFAGKRVVVTGATRGIGRATALAFARSGARLVVSYRSDGELAKALGVELEQLGAEFELVQADLTTREGAGLLAATATERFGGVDVLVNNLGVDGHVPFGKLSEAEWHRVLDHNATSAYLVTQAVLETMGDAAAGGAIVNIGASVALRGRPFGVHYSTSKAALVGFTRALAKELGPRGIRVNLVAPGVTETEPGGGMPPPLVAKLTALTALGRLGQPEDVAGAVLYLAGDSASYVTGTTIEVDGGI
- a CDS encoding SchA/CurD-like domain-containing protein, which produces MPYAAITYKVKPGHEDEIAAIFAAFERVDTPDFAGETGDAAGRLLGTAVFVKDENIVRVIHYEGDFAAVGRHMSTQKGVHVLEEKLAPFLAEQRDTAAPQDFAEYFRKAIMRSVQQLTVDTHPVGAPAS